The following coding sequences lie in one Niabella agricola genomic window:
- a CDS encoding 5'-nucleotidase, lipoprotein e(P4) family, translating to MCKFSTSFPTKKIYTWVVSTLLVKNKKANITKPLIVLLLALLFSCTSPRHSARSSTAASIIPINGKLWSSVYQQKAAEYAALCYQAYNAARMSLDRSLEAASPGKPPAIITDIDETFLDNSPYAVQQALHGEDYDSKTWQQWTVKGAALPLPGSVDFFNYAASKGVTVFYITNRNEQERAGTMANLKKYNYPFADQEHLVMMQDESSKEKRRQSVATRYSILLLLGDNLADFSSLWDKKTTKERLQQVTDTAAAFGTRFILLPNLTYGGWEDALYGNRHSLSPAQKDSAIRANLTGY from the coding sequence ATGTGTAAATTTTCAACCTCATTTCCGACAAAAAAAATTTACACATGGGTTGTTTCTACTCTTCTCGTGAAAAATAAAAAAGCAAATATCACGAAACCGCTGATAGTCTTACTATTGGCGCTGCTTTTCTCCTGCACTTCACCCCGCCATTCGGCCCGGTCATCAACTGCGGCTTCAATAATACCCATAAACGGTAAGCTCTGGAGTTCTGTGTACCAGCAAAAAGCAGCAGAATATGCAGCACTTTGTTACCAGGCTTATAATGCGGCGCGTATGAGCCTCGACCGATCCCTGGAAGCGGCGTCGCCTGGGAAACCGCCTGCCATTATTACCGATATTGATGAAACCTTCCTGGATAACAGTCCTTATGCGGTTCAACAAGCTTTACACGGCGAGGATTACGACAGCAAAACCTGGCAGCAATGGACAGTAAAAGGTGCAGCCCTGCCGCTTCCGGGAAGTGTTGATTTCTTTAATTATGCGGCTTCAAAGGGTGTTACGGTGTTTTATATTACTAACCGGAACGAACAGGAACGTGCCGGCACTATGGCCAACCTTAAAAAATACAATTATCCTTTTGCCGATCAGGAGCACCTGGTAATGATGCAGGACGAATCTTCAAAAGAAAAACGCCGCCAATCGGTAGCCACCCGCTATAGTATTCTGTTGCTGCTGGGCGATAATCTTGCAGATTTCAGTTCGCTCTGGGATAAAAAAACAACAAAAGAACGATTGCAGCAGGTAACCGATACGGCTGCAGCTTTTGGTACCCGGTTTATCCTGCTTCCGAACCTTACCTATGGCGGATGGGAAGATGCGCTTTACGGCAACCGGCACAGCCTTTCCCCTGCTCAAAAAGATTCCGCCATCAGGGCCAACCTCACCGGTTATTAG
- a CDS encoding pyridoxine 5'-phosphate synthase, which translates to MTKLSVNINKIATLRNSRGGNNPDLIKMALDAENFGADGITVHPRPDERHIRYKDVYDLKPLLTTEFNIEGNSREQKFTDLVLEVRPHQVTLVPDATGQLTSDHGWNTIQHQEYLKTTIRLFKDAGIRVSIFVDPDTRMVEGAAAAGTDRIELYTEGYARNFPENREAAIAPYVAAAEKARELGLGLNAGHDLDLNNLNYFSQQIPWLDEVSIGHALICDALYLGFENTIQLYKRQLAMRSGL; encoded by the coding sequence ATGACAAAATTGTCGGTCAATATTAATAAAATTGCCACACTACGCAATTCCCGTGGCGGCAATAATCCCGATCTTATTAAAATGGCGCTGGATGCGGAAAATTTCGGGGCCGATGGTATTACAGTTCATCCCCGGCCGGATGAACGGCATATCCGTTATAAAGATGTATATGATCTGAAACCGCTGCTTACTACTGAGTTCAATATAGAAGGCAACAGCCGTGAACAAAAGTTCACCGACCTGGTTTTGGAAGTACGCCCTCACCAGGTAACCCTGGTTCCGGATGCTACGGGGCAATTAACATCCGACCACGGGTGGAACACCATTCAACACCAGGAATATCTTAAGACCACCATCCGTCTTTTTAAGGATGCAGGGATCCGGGTATCCATTTTTGTAGATCCTGATACCAGGATGGTTGAGGGTGCGGCAGCAGCAGGAACCGACCGGATAGAGCTTTATACAGAAGGGTATGCAAGAAACTTTCCGGAAAACCGGGAAGCCGCCATTGCACCCTATGTAGCCGCAGCTGAAAAGGCACGGGAGTTAGGGCTGGGGCTGAATGCCGGGCATGACCTGGACCTGAATAACCTGAATTATTTCAGCCAGCAAATTCCCTGGCTCGATGAAGTAAGCATCGGGCATGCGCTGATCTGTGATGCGCTTTACCTGGGTTTTGAGAATACGATTCAATTGTACAAACGACAGCTGGCTATGAGAAGCGGCCTGTAA
- a CDS encoding M14 family zinc carboxypeptidase: protein MIRMLSLFLVNCLLAAAASAQTLTTVFETSDGQQTPEYAALIQWWQQLDKLSDKVSMRPMGMTDAGFPLHLVTISNRPVTSFAKAHELQKTVILINNGIHPGEPDGIDASMLLARDIAENKLRLPDNVVLALIPVYNIGGCLNRSAYYRVDQDGPEAFGSRGNSQNLDLNRDFIKCDTKDALAFTEIFHLVDPDIFVDNHVSNGADYQHVMTLLSSQHNKLGGKMGVFMNRQFEPELYLRMKKEGFDLIPYVNDFGDAVTNGWPAFWDSPRYASGYATLFHSFAFVPETHMLKPYPQRVKATYALMKSFIGFAADHGRQIQELRREARAEVIQASSFPAAYKLDSAAVSTILFKGYEATMKKSEVSGLPRLYYDRTKPFTRKIPFYNEYRPQRFVAKPRAYIIPQGWWKVVDRLKANKIKMQQLTRDTALTVQAYYISKYRSSAVPYQMHHANTDVEVETKVQRLSFRKGDWWVPMNQPANRFLFETLEPYYEDSYFAWNFFDGILNNKEWYSAYNYEDIAAAYLKEQPSLRAALEERRKSDTAFANSAVAQLTFIFNQSPYKDPDYMRYPVFRIMD, encoded by the coding sequence ATGATCCGGATGCTTTCTCTTTTTCTGGTCAACTGCCTGCTTGCTGCGGCAGCTTCTGCGCAAACGCTTACAACTGTTTTTGAAACAAGTGATGGACAGCAAACGCCCGAATATGCCGCCCTTATCCAATGGTGGCAACAACTGGATAAACTATCGGACAAGGTGTCGATGCGTCCCATGGGCATGACGGATGCCGGGTTCCCATTACACCTGGTTACCATCAGCAACCGGCCGGTTACCAGCTTTGCAAAAGCACACGAGCTGCAAAAAACAGTGATCCTCATTAATAACGGCATCCATCCGGGAGAGCCGGATGGCATTGATGCTTCAATGTTGCTGGCGCGCGATATTGCGGAAAACAAACTCCGGCTTCCGGATAACGTAGTACTGGCCCTTATACCGGTTTACAATATTGGTGGATGCCTGAACCGCAGCGCCTATTACCGGGTAGACCAGGACGGTCCCGAAGCATTTGGATCGAGAGGCAATTCACAGAACCTGGATCTGAACCGGGATTTTATTAAATGTGATACAAAGGACGCCCTGGCCTTTACCGAAATATTCCACCTCGTAGATCCGGATATATTTGTTGACAATCATGTAAGCAATGGTGCCGACTATCAACATGTGATGACGCTGCTGTCTTCCCAGCATAATAAACTGGGAGGAAAAATGGGCGTATTTATGAACCGGCAATTTGAACCGGAGCTCTACCTGCGCATGAAAAAAGAAGGCTTTGACCTGATTCCCTATGTAAATGACTTTGGGGATGCTGTTACCAATGGCTGGCCGGCATTCTGGGACAGCCCCCGGTATGCCAGCGGTTACGCCACCCTGTTCCATTCGTTTGCATTTGTGCCCGAAACACATATGCTGAAGCCTTATCCGCAGCGTGTAAAAGCCACTTATGCGCTGATGAAAAGTTTTATTGGTTTTGCAGCCGATCATGGCCGTCAGATACAGGAACTGAGGCGGGAAGCCCGGGCAGAAGTCATACAGGCTTCATCATTTCCAGCAGCCTACAAACTGGATTCGGCAGCCGTTTCCACCATTCTCTTTAAAGGATACGAGGCCACTATGAAGAAAAGTGAAGTATCGGGTTTGCCCCGACTCTATTACGACCGGACAAAGCCGTTTACCAGGAAGATTCCTTTTTATAATGAATACCGTCCTCAGCGTTTTGTAGCCAAACCACGCGCCTATATTATTCCCCAGGGATGGTGGAAGGTTGTGGACCGGTTAAAGGCGAACAAGATAAAGATGCAGCAACTGACCCGTGATACCGCCCTGACTGTTCAGGCTTATTATATCAGCAAATACCGTTCTTCTGCAGTTCCTTACCAAATGCACCACGCCAACACCGATGTGGAAGTGGAAACCAAAGTACAGCGGCTCTCCTTCAGGAAAGGAGATTGGTGGGTCCCCATGAACCAGCCGGCAAACCGGTTCCTGTTTGAAACACTGGAACCGTATTATGAAGACAGCTATTTTGCCTGGAACTTTTTTGACGGGATCTTAAACAACAAGGAATGGTATTCGGCATACAATTATGAAGACATTGCAGCCGCTTATCTGAAAGAACAGCCTTCACTCCGGGCCGCCCTTGAAGAACGACGTAAATCGGATACTGCTTTTGCTAACAGCGCTGTCGCACAGCTAACGTTCATCTTCAATCAATCGCCGTATAAAGACCCCGACTATATGCGTTACCCGGTTTTCCGGATCATGGATTAG
- a CDS encoding APC family permease: protein MAEKVTFKQSLNLFDGTMIVAGSMIGSGIFIVTADMTRQVGSAGWLVALWVITGLMTVFAAVTYGELSSMFPKAGGQYVYLKEAYSPMLGFLYGWSFFSVIQTGTIAAVGVAFSKFAGYFIPALTMDERNLLFEFGWIRIFPAQLVSIALIIFLTYVNTRGVKDGKIIQTVFTIVKLFSLFGLIIFGLLMAAKADIWNANWATGFDMKFTAPVHDAAGVKQGWSVFQTPGSMMVALGLISAAMVGSVFSSVAWENVTFIAGEIKNPKRNVGLSLFLGTLVVTVVYLLANLMYLAVLPMIPPATGSMVAYAPEVADPNIAFAVQDRVATAAASSIFGHYGAAIIAVMIMISTFGCNNGLILSGARVYYTMAKDKLFLPQAGTLNKNAVPQWALWAQCIWASALCLSGQYGVLLDYVVFITVVFYILTIVGVFRLRRSRPDAERPYKAFGYPVIPIIYLLMAGTLGIGLLYEKTFTSLLGLVIVIIGVPIYYYYARKAGNTPNGNTGA, encoded by the coding sequence ATGGCTGAGAAAGTTACGTTTAAACAATCGCTCAATTTGTTCGACGGTACCATGATCGTAGCCGGATCCATGATTGGTTCCGGTATTTTTATTGTAACCGCTGATATGACCCGGCAGGTAGGATCTGCAGGCTGGCTGGTGGCCCTATGGGTGATCACGGGATTAATGACCGTTTTTGCAGCAGTAACTTATGGCGAACTTTCTTCCATGTTTCCCAAGGCGGGTGGGCAGTATGTGTACCTGAAGGAAGCGTATAGCCCGATGCTGGGCTTTTTATACGGCTGGAGTTTTTTCTCGGTCATTCAAACCGGAACCATTGCCGCAGTGGGCGTTGCGTTCAGCAAGTTTGCCGGCTATTTTATTCCTGCACTGACCATGGATGAACGGAACCTGCTTTTTGAATTCGGCTGGATCCGCATCTTTCCTGCACAGCTGGTTTCCATCGCGCTTATTATTTTTCTAACATACGTAAACACACGTGGTGTAAAGGATGGAAAGATCATTCAGACGGTTTTTACTATTGTTAAACTTTTTTCATTGTTCGGTCTGATCATATTCGGATTGCTGATGGCTGCAAAAGCAGATATCTGGAATGCAAACTGGGCTACGGGATTTGATATGAAATTTACCGCTCCGGTTCATGACGCCGCTGGTGTGAAGCAGGGCTGGTCTGTATTCCAAACCCCGGGCAGCATGATGGTAGCCCTGGGATTGATCAGTGCGGCGATGGTGGGGTCTGTTTTTAGTAGTGTAGCCTGGGAAAATGTAACATTTATTGCAGGGGAAATTAAGAATCCCAAACGCAATGTAGGATTGAGCCTTTTTCTGGGCACCCTGGTGGTAACGGTGGTGTACCTGCTGGCCAACCTGATGTATCTGGCCGTTTTGCCCATGATACCACCCGCTACGGGCTCAATGGTCGCCTATGCTCCGGAAGTAGCTGACCCAAATATCGCATTTGCGGTCCAGGATCGTGTGGCCACAGCCGCTGCGTCTTCCATTTTCGGACATTACGGTGCTGCTATTATCGCGGTGATGATCATGATATCAACTTTCGGCTGTAACAACGGGCTCATCCTTTCGGGGGCCCGGGTGTATTATACCATGGCCAAAGATAAATTATTCCTTCCCCAGGCTGGCACGCTCAATAAAAATGCCGTACCCCAGTGGGCACTTTGGGCTCAATGTATCTGGGCGAGTGCGTTATGTCTTAGCGGACAGTATGGGGTACTGCTGGATTATGTGGTGTTCATTACGGTTGTGTTTTACATCCTGACCATTGTAGGGGTTTTTCGCCTGCGCCGGAGCCGTCCGGATGCGGAACGGCCCTACAAAGCGTTTGGTTACCCGGTAATTCCTATCATTTACCTCCTGATGGCGGGCACCCTTGGGATTGGGTTGCTATATGAAAAAACCTTTACTTCATTATTAGGCCTGGTTATTGTTATAATTGGAGTGCCTATTTATTATTATTATGCCCGGAAAGCCGGTAATACCCCGAACGGAAACACCGGTGCCTGA
- a CDS encoding OmpH family outer membrane protein yields MKNALLVVNALLVVAVGFLLYKQFSGTSGANGASHAGPLLSKGKDSLLHKNAVFAYIDMDSIQEHYELARNVEREVEKKKSAITGELDKMEKSFKAKVGGYQQQSNAMTEEQALAARQDVETTQNQMMEKRQSLMDEFNNFVASKNMSVKKKIEEYLKVFNADGTFSFIFAYEPGLFYYKDSTYDITREVIKGLNEQYKSEKK; encoded by the coding sequence ATGAAGAATGCGCTCCTTGTTGTAAATGCATTACTGGTGGTTGCCGTGGGTTTTTTGTTATACAAACAGTTTAGCGGAACCTCCGGTGCCAACGGGGCTTCGCATGCCGGCCCGTTGCTTTCCAAGGGCAAAGATTCCTTATTACATAAGAATGCGGTGTTTGCCTATATCGATATGGATTCCATCCAGGAGCATTATGAACTGGCAAGGAATGTAGAGCGGGAGGTGGAAAAGAAAAAAAGCGCCATTACCGGAGAACTCGATAAGATGGAGAAATCGTTTAAAGCAAAGGTGGGCGGCTATCAGCAACAAAGTAATGCGATGACGGAAGAACAGGCATTAGCTGCGCGCCAGGATGTGGAAACCACCCAAAACCAGATGATGGAAAAGCGGCAAAGCCTGATGGATGAATTCAATAACTTTGTAGCCAGTAAAAATATGAGTGTGAAAAAGAAGATTGAAGAATACCTGAAAGTATTTAATGCCGACGGCACTTTCTCCTTTATTTTCGCTTATGAACCGGGGTTGTTTTATTATAAAGATAGCACTTATGACATTACGAGGGAGGTGATCAAGGGTTTGAATGAGCAATACAAGAGCGAAAAGAAATAA
- the nusG gene encoding transcription termination/antitermination protein NusG yields the protein MEGVNTTDNTTPAAPQQDTKWYVLRVVSGKERKVKEYLDKEISRSEFEKVVKQVFLPVEKVYKVQNGKKVMRERNYYPGYVMIEVLDGKMSDDLRDLVVNTNSVIHFLGKDNPIALRKAEVNKMLGRMDEMAEAGGVSMVEPFIVGETIKIVEGPFNDFNGVIEEVNDEKKKLKVTVKIFGRSTPVELNYMQVEKIV from the coding sequence ATGGAAGGTGTAAACACAACAGATAATACGACTCCGGCAGCACCCCAGCAGGATACCAAATGGTATGTATTGCGGGTGGTGAGCGGTAAAGAGCGGAAGGTTAAGGAGTATCTGGACAAGGAAATTTCGAGAAGCGAGTTTGAAAAGGTGGTAAAGCAGGTGTTCCTTCCCGTTGAAAAGGTATATAAAGTACAGAACGGGAAAAAGGTAATGCGGGAGCGGAACTATTACCCGGGGTATGTAATGATTGAGGTGCTGGATGGAAAAATGAGCGATGACCTGAGAGACCTGGTGGTTAATACAAACAGTGTCATTCATTTTCTGGGAAAGGATAACCCCATTGCACTCCGTAAAGCTGAAGTAAACAAGATGCTGGGCAGAATGGATGAAATGGCAGAGGCCGGCGGAGTAAGCATGGTAGAGCCCTTTATTGTTGGTGAAACCATCAAGATTGTGGAGGGACCGTTTAATGACTTTAACGGCGTAATTGAAGAAGTGAATGACGAAAAGAAAAAACTGAAAGTTACCGTAAAGATCTTTGGAAGATCAACACCGGTGGAACTGAACTATATGCAGGTTGAAAAAATTGTTTAA
- the secE gene encoding preprotein translocase subunit SecE has product MSKFGDYVKNSYKELAEKVTWPTWGELQQSTMIVLGATVLITVMIWLMDFIAGGGLNFLYKILYS; this is encoded by the coding sequence ATGAGCAAGTTCGGAGATTATGTAAAAAACAGCTATAAGGAGCTGGCAGAAAAAGTAACCTGGCCTACCTGGGGCGAACTGCAACAGTCTACAATGATTGTGTTGGGCGCTACAGTGCTGATCACCGTGATGATCTGGCTGATGGATTTTATTGCCGGAGGCGGGCTTAATTTTTTATACAAAATCCTTTATAGTTAG
- the tuf gene encoding elongation factor Tu produces the protein MSKETFKREKPHVNIGTIGHVDHGKTTLTAAITEILSKKGLAQAKKYDDIDGAPEEKERGITINTAHVEYETATRHYAHVDCPGHADYVKNMITGAAQMDGAILVVAATDGPMPQTKEHILLAAQVGVPKMVVFLNKVDLVDDPELLDLVEMEVRDELTKRGFDGDNTPIIKGSATGALAGEEKWVGAITELMDAVDSYIPLPPRPIDLPFLMSVEDVFSITGRGTVATGRIERGKIKTGEPVEIVGLMEKPLTSTVTGVEMFRKILDEGEAGDNAGLLLRGIEKTQIRRGMVICKPGSITPHTEFKAEVYVLSKDEGGRHTPFFNKYRPQFYFRTTDVTGECTLAEGTEMIMPGDNTSLTVKLITPIAMEKGLKFAIREGGRTVGAGQVTEIIK, from the coding sequence ATGTCAAAAGAGACCTTTAAGCGGGAGAAACCCCACGTAAACATTGGTACCATTGGCCACGTTGACCATGGTAAAACCACTTTGACTGCCGCTATTACCGAGATTCTTTCTAAGAAAGGTTTAGCTCAGGCAAAAAAATATGACGATATCGATGGTGCACCAGAAGAGAAAGAGAGAGGTATTACAATTAATACAGCTCACGTAGAATATGAAACTGCTACTCGTCACTACGCACACGTAGATTGCCCCGGTCACGCTGACTACGTTAAAAATATGATCACTGGTGCTGCCCAGATGGATGGAGCCATCCTGGTGGTAGCGGCTACTGATGGTCCGATGCCTCAAACAAAAGAGCACATCCTTTTGGCTGCACAGGTTGGTGTACCTAAAATGGTGGTTTTCTTAAATAAAGTTGACCTGGTTGACGATCCTGAACTGTTGGATCTGGTTGAAATGGAAGTACGCGATGAGTTAACAAAGCGTGGTTTCGATGGTGACAACACTCCTATCATTAAAGGTTCTGCAACCGGCGCTCTGGCTGGCGAAGAAAAATGGGTTGGTGCGATCACTGAACTGATGGATGCTGTAGACAGCTATATTCCGCTGCCTCCCCGTCCGATCGATCTTCCGTTCCTGATGAGTGTTGAGGACGTGTTCTCTATCACTGGTCGTGGTACTGTTGCAACAGGTCGTATCGAAAGAGGTAAAATCAAAACCGGTGAGCCTGTAGAAATCGTAGGTCTGATGGAAAAACCTCTGACTTCTACTGTAACAGGTGTGGAAATGTTCCGTAAGATCCTGGATGAAGGTGAAGCTGGTGATAACGCAGGTCTGTTGTTACGTGGTATTGAGAAAACCCAGATCCGTCGTGGTATGGTAATCTGCAAACCCGGATCTATCACTCCGCACACTGAATTCAAAGCTGAGGTTTATGTACTGAGCAAAGATGAAGGTGGCCGTCACACTCCGTTCTTCAACAAATACCGTCCTCAGTTCTATTTCCGTACAACGGATGTAACCGGTGAGTGTACATTAGCTGAAGGTACTGAGATGATCATGCCTGGCGATAACACTTCTCTGACTGTAAAACTGATCACTCCGATCGCGATGGAAAAAGGTTTGAAGTTCGCGATTCGTGAAGGTGGCCGTACAGTAGGTGCAGGTCAGGTAACTGAGATTATCAAATAA